The Terriglobales bacterium genome includes a window with the following:
- the lpxC gene encoding UDP-3-O-acyl-N-acetylglucosamine deacetylase: MVHEQTIREAISFSGVGLHSGAAVKMRILPAPVGTGICFQRVDLDGFSIEAVGRNVAKVSYATSLMKRGVLISTTEHALSALMGAGIDNAIIELDQLELPILDGSAKPFLDAIHRVGVKRQRRQRVYWRISKPVEVVEGDKFLAVYPANHYSISYTIDFSRPIGLQTFELDLTREAYESQIAPARTFGFLRDERALRNMGLIRGASEENAIVLTDTGVKNGPLRFPDEFVRHKILDLIGDLALLGHRILGKVVANRAGHAMHTALVSRLLRDHSLWDEAHISSEETSERVSEVEEASAAARS; encoded by the coding sequence TTGGTTCATGAACAAACAATCCGGGAAGCGATCAGCTTCAGCGGCGTAGGTCTGCACAGTGGCGCAGCGGTGAAGATGCGCATCCTGCCTGCCCCGGTGGGAACTGGAATCTGCTTCCAGCGCGTGGATTTGGACGGCTTTTCCATAGAAGCCGTTGGACGCAACGTTGCTAAGGTCAGCTACGCCACGAGTTTGATGAAACGTGGCGTCCTCATTTCCACGACGGAGCACGCACTCTCAGCTTTGATGGGCGCCGGCATTGATAACGCCATCATCGAACTCGATCAACTCGAGCTACCGATACTCGACGGAAGCGCCAAGCCCTTTCTCGATGCAATCCATCGCGTTGGCGTCAAGCGCCAGCGGCGGCAACGAGTTTACTGGCGAATCAGCAAACCAGTTGAGGTCGTCGAGGGCGACAAATTTCTTGCCGTCTACCCAGCGAATCACTATTCGATTTCTTACACCATCGATTTCTCCCGCCCAATCGGCTTGCAGACGTTCGAACTTGATCTCACTCGAGAAGCATACGAATCGCAAATTGCCCCAGCGCGGACATTCGGATTTCTTCGCGACGAGCGTGCCCTCCGCAATATGGGTCTGATTCGTGGCGCATCGGAAGAAAATGCCATCGTGCTAACCGATACTGGAGTCAAGAACGGTCCACTTCGCTTTCCAGATGAATTTGTTCGACACAAAATCCTCGATCTCATCGGCGATCTCGCTCTTCTCGGGCATCGCATACTCGGAAAAGTTGTTGCCAATCGGGCAGGCCACGCGATGCACACCGCGCTCGTCTCACGTCTGTTGAGAGATCATTCACTGTGGGACGAGGCGCACATCTCAAGTGAAGAGACGAGCGAGCGCGTGAGCGAAGTTGAAGAAGCTTCTGCCGCCGCAAGAAGCTGA
- a CDS encoding RidA family protein has protein sequence MKEQVRTQGAPQAIGPYSQAVKSAGLLFASGQVALDPASGSIVTGGIVEQTERVMKNIAAVLEASGTGFDQVIKSTVFLKDMGDFSKMNEIYGRYVSGEGKIAPARSTVEVSRLPKDALVEIEVIALL, from the coding sequence CGCAAGGTGCTCCACAAGCCATCGGTCCCTATTCGCAGGCTGTGAAAAGTGCCGGACTGCTATTTGCTTCGGGACAGGTGGCGCTCGATCCTGCTAGTGGAAGCATTGTCACTGGCGGAATTGTGGAGCAAACGGAGCGCGTGATGAAGAACATCGCCGCTGTTCTGGAAGCTTCGGGCACAGGCTTCGATCAAGTGATCAAATCCACTGTTTTTCTTAAAGACATGGGTGACTTTTCGAAGATGAACGAGATTTATGGACGCTACGTTTCAGGCGAGGGCAAGATTGCGCCCGCACGCTCCACTGTCGAGGTCTCGCGACTCCCGAAAGATGCTCTAGTCGAAATCGAAGTGATCGCTCTTCTGTAA
- a CDS encoding acyltransferase, translated as MNLEASRLRLPALTSLRFFAAFHVFLFHIQAMGAVFGPVWFQKLSSIGYVGVSFFFVLSGFILVYTYAGRPVNAFDFWRARFARVYPAYAVALLLTLPWFLFVVQHYNEIKVPFMAFEVAHFKLAAALEILLLQSWVPPAALSWNAVGWSLSVEAFFYLLFPLLILRYSRLSRKQLFAIMAVCWLASNLISTSYTVLRPDGIVNPDSNVYTSWMHVVKFFPPARLPEFLLGMAAGFVFLRTQRNEHIALPLIGAGIIAVGVVAIFSNKIPYAIIHTAVLSPAFAAIIYGVALRPRWTSILENRLLVLFGDASYSMYVIHANVVFSFFHTQTGNVRNASFLGLGECLAIVLAISILIYRFVEEPARRKLRPQSKGKPAVPVAAVAGV; from the coding sequence ATGAACCTCGAAGCGTCTCGCCTACGTCTGCCTGCGCTTACTTCGCTGCGTTTCTTCGCAGCTTTTCACGTCTTTCTGTTCCACATTCAGGCGATGGGAGCTGTCTTCGGGCCGGTCTGGTTTCAGAAGCTGTCGTCGATTGGCTATGTGGGAGTGAGCTTCTTCTTCGTGCTCTCGGGATTCATTCTGGTCTACACGTATGCTGGAAGGCCGGTGAATGCGTTCGATTTCTGGCGTGCGCGCTTTGCGCGAGTGTACCCGGCATACGCAGTTGCGCTCCTGCTAACCCTTCCGTGGTTTCTCTTCGTGGTCCAGCACTACAACGAGATCAAGGTGCCTTTCATGGCATTCGAAGTGGCGCATTTCAAGCTGGCTGCAGCCCTCGAGATCTTGCTGCTGCAATCCTGGGTTCCCCCGGCGGCCTTATCCTGGAATGCCGTGGGCTGGAGTCTGTCAGTTGAGGCCTTCTTCTACCTGCTGTTTCCGCTGCTGATTCTTCGCTACAGCCGCCTTTCACGCAAGCAACTCTTCGCAATCATGGCCGTGTGCTGGCTGGCAAGCAATCTGATTTCGACCAGCTACACCGTGCTGAGGCCGGATGGAATCGTCAACCCCGATTCGAACGTCTACACCTCGTGGATGCACGTCGTGAAGTTCTTTCCGCCAGCGCGTTTGCCGGAGTTTCTTCTGGGCATGGCTGCTGGATTTGTTTTTCTGCGCACTCAACGAAACGAACACATCGCATTGCCGCTGATTGGAGCGGGGATCATCGCAGTTGGAGTTGTTGCCATTTTCTCCAACAAGATTCCGTACGCCATCATCCACACCGCAGTGCTCTCGCCCGCATTTGCAGCGATCATCTACGGTGTAGCGCTGCGCCCACGTTGGACCTCGATCCTCGAGAATCGTCTGCTCGTTCTCTTCGGTGACGCCAGCTACAGCATGTACGTGATTCACGCCAATGTCGTCTTCAGCTTCTTTCACACTCAAACAGGAAATGTCCGCAATGCCAGCTTCCTCGGACTAGGAGAATGCCTGGCGATCGTTCTCGCGATCTCAATATTGATCTATCGATTTGTCGAAGAACCGGCGCGAAGGAAGCTGCGACCCCAGTCAAAAGGAAAGCCTGCAGTGCCTGTGGCCGCAGTAGCAGGAGTTTAG
- a CDS encoding SDR family NAD(P)-dependent oxidoreductase, translated as MSNSQNGVQLSVAGKVALVTGGSRGIGAATVKMFCAAGAKVAFNYQKAKAAADRVVADCGTAVCAIQSELSSPQDAERLVKTVVGNFGRLDCLIANHGIWPPEDAPIDQMSDEQWRQTIAVNLDSVFGLIKHSVAQMKRQGRTSGQAAGRIVIISSTAGQRGEAFHCDYAASKGAVISMVKGLSTELARDGIYVNCVAPGWVATDMAAPALEDPKTRDRIFATIPLGRVGKPEEIGAPVLFLCTEHAGFITGEILNVNGGAVLVG; from the coding sequence ATGTCCAATTCCCAAAATGGAGTGCAGCTCTCGGTCGCCGGGAAGGTTGCTCTTGTAACCGGCGGATCGCGCGGAATCGGCGCCGCGACTGTGAAGATGTTTTGTGCAGCTGGCGCGAAAGTCGCCTTCAACTATCAAAAGGCCAAGGCGGCCGCGGACCGCGTCGTCGCAGACTGCGGGACCGCCGTGTGTGCCATTCAGTCGGAGCTTTCTTCGCCTCAAGATGCTGAGAGACTGGTCAAGACCGTAGTCGGCAACTTCGGGCGCCTCGATTGCCTCATCGCGAATCATGGCATATGGCCGCCGGAGGACGCTCCTATCGATCAAATGTCGGACGAGCAATGGCGCCAGACGATAGCCGTGAATCTCGACAGTGTTTTCGGCCTGATTAAGCACAGTGTGGCGCAGATGAAGAGGCAGGGACGAACCTCAGGGCAGGCAGCCGGCCGCATCGTGATCATCAGTTCCACTGCGGGACAGCGTGGGGAAGCTTTTCACTGCGACTACGCAGCCAGCAAAGGTGCGGTCATCAGCATGGTGAAGGGACTTAGCACGGAGCTAGCGCGTGATGGAATCTACGTAAACTGCGTCGCTCCCGGATGGGTAGCAACTGACATGGCAGCTCCAGCGCTGGAGGATCCTAAGACTCGGGACAGAATCTTCGCCACCATTCCTCTGGGCCGTGTAGGCAAGCCGGAGGAAATCGGTGCTCCAGTCCTGTTTTTATGCACTGAGCATGCGGGCTTCATTACCGGTGAGATCCTGAACGTCAACGGCGGTGCTGTCCTGGTGGGATAG